GAACTGGTTAATCTAGCAGGGGGATTAGTATAGCTTGAACAATCATAGTGTATACAATAAGTAAAAGATTTCCCGAGAAGGTTTAACTGTTCCCGATATTAAAATATTAAATTGTCAAGTAATAGTTTCTTTAAATTAGAGAATTTGTAAACTAAATAAGCTGTGCTTTAAGATGCCTAGTATTGGGTTTAAAAAAAGAAGAAATGAGCTGACTAGAACAAGACCAATGGGGTAAACGACCAGAGAGAATAGTACGACACCAAATTATAATCTCTCTAATATAATAGGTAGTAATATTAGGTCTAGAAGCAGCATGAGCGAATAAACGAGTGGAATCCTCGAGGGTAGCGGCAACAACACGAAGAATAAAAGCCGAATGGTTTTTAATCAGGCGACCTTGATTATTAAAAGTCGTTTCTGTAGTTAAATCTGCTCCTGTTCCATGAAGAGGATTGTCAGAAGGACTGTATACAAATTTTCCTCTAGGAACAATTCCCCGCTGTAATTTAGAAACAGTAAGGTGGTCTGAGTAAGAAAGACAAGTGAGATTCTGAGGGAGATTATTTTCAGGGTTACCATCAAGATGATGGATATGGTGAGAGTCTTTATAGACATAAAAACCATTACGAAGGGCTTTAAAGCCGTGATGGGCAAAATAAACTACTTGACTCAGACCAATAATCTGCCCATTATTACCAGTAAAGAAATCAAAACAGCCCCATTTAACCAAATCAGCTTTAAGAGAAGCAGCTTCAGGCTTATCAAGACGAATGGTATAACGGCCATTCGCATTAAATTTAGCTAATCTTTCAGCCTCCTTTGTGAGGCGGATACGTTCTTGTTGGGGAATAATATCAAAACCGTTATTCTCTCTAACTTCCGCCGCAGTCTGGTTGAGCCAGTCCTTTTGAGTTTTAGGTATTTTGATGTTAATCGCTACTAACTTCTCTGACTCTTTTTTAACTACAGTATCCTTACTTTTAGGATTCTCTGATGATGAAATCTCAGAATTGTCAGTTAGTAGCGTAGATGTTGAGACATCTTCTGTATCTTTTTCTGGCGCTTGAGGTTTTATACCTGATAATTGACTAAGCTTACTCATTCCACCTAATTTAGTTTTATTGCTCATAACCAATTTTTCTTGAACTCTTTTGCTAATTGTTTGTAAGCTATTGCACCCATCGAACGAGGTGCATAAACGGTAACCGGTACAAAGTGAGCGATAGCCTCCGCCACGGCTATATTTTCTGGTATGGTAGTTTCTAACAACTGATAATTTAATTCGGTTTGTGCTTCTACTAATAAGGTTTCCGCTTCCTTTGTAATCAATAAACGAGGACGATGACGACAACGTAACACCTCAATAGCTACATTGGGACGTTCTTCTCTAATCAGTTGTACCGCTTCTGATAACCCCTTTAAAACAGCTGGTTCACAGATGACCGGAATTAAGATTAAATCACTACTCAAAATAGCTTGCACCGAAACAACCCCCAAACCAGGAGAACAATCCATTAAACAGATATCAAAATCCAAACCCTTTAAAGACGCCAACGCCGGAGTAAATAAATCCTCCTCTGTAGTTAACTGAAACAGCCCTAAATCCCCCGGTATCAAATGCAGGTTCGCAATAGTTGTATCTTTTGGGTCTACATTCGTGTGCACCAATAAATCTAGAGCCGTTGGCGTTTGTCCATCTAACCCCAAACCAAAAGAGAGGGTTCTTTGTCCATCTAAATCCAACAAAATTACTTTAGATTTCAGTAGGGCTAAGCTAGCTCCTAAATTAAGGACTGTGGTGCTTTTACCATTTCGACAGTTGGCGAAAGTTACCTTTATGTCTTTTTAGCAATTACAGCTTATTGACAAGATAGTCTATTGCTTCAACACAATTTTTTTTATAATCTTCTTTAACCTGAACACGACGATTACAAACTTGTAGTTTACCAATAGGTTGATTATAGAAAGGGCATCCTCTGGCAAAAGCTACAACGCCAGTTGTTTGAAAGTCGCGAATTGCCACTGTTCCATCAGTTATATTTTTAAAAGTAAAAATTTTAGGATGCAGTGACATCAAATTTATCACTTCTTCGTCAATTTGTTTTAATACATCATCATATGCTGATGCCTCCCCCATGTACTGCGTTATTCGATTTTTAGCAATGATATGAACAGAAGGCAATGAACGTTCTGCCTTTGTTAACTTATTGGCGAAAGCGTATTCTGAGTAAATATCGGAGGGGAGTTTTAATCCATATATGAGAGAAAAAGCATTTTGGATTGCGCGCCGAGAAGAATCGTCAGCCATAACTGGTAATATGAGTAGCTTTGAAATTGACAAGGCAATCTGCGTATAGATAGAAAAGCTTGGGTTAGCATCTATAAAAATCGCATCATATTCATTTTTCACTGTTTCAAGAAAATCTTTGAGCCAATCAATAATAGATATCCATGCATTAGTACCAGGAATCTGAGTATTTGACAACGTATTTATTGCATTTGCTTGTAGTTCTAATAAAGGATCTCCTGCTAATAAATCTATATTTTTGGGGATCTGCGGATTATATTTGTAAGGGTTAATCAAAAAATCATGGCCTGAAAACTCTGGTATTGAGAAAGGACTTGGAAGCCGTAACTGAAAATAGCCCCCTATACTACGCCGCATTATTGTGCCATAACATTGCAATAATTTACTACTACCTTCATTAGTTAAACCACCCAAAAAAAGCTCGGAAAGATTAGCTTGCGGGCACACATCAATTGCGAGTATTTTTTTATTTGGATTCTTATTGGCATATCGACAGATGCTCTGAAATGCCAAGCTTGTTTTACCTGTCCCGCCTTTATTATTCCAAAATATATAAGAGTTATACATAAACCTTCAATGATTAATGTCTAGAAAATACATTATAACGTCTTTTCTAGACAAATTACCGTCAATAAAAGACAAAATAGTCTGCCAATTTTGTAACTTTTTTTGTCTTTTATATTATTACAGCTAATACCTGAAAGACAACGCTATAAGGTGGTTCTTGTCAGCTTTTTGTTTTGGAATTTCTTGAAGTGAAGTGGGTCAATGACCAGTACTAGTATACATTTAAGGCTTGCCCTGAGCTTGTCGTTCATGACAGGATTTTAAATCTATTTTTCTGATAAAGGGAGTGTATACAATAATTCAAAAGATTTCCAGAGAAAGTTTAACTGTTCCCAGGTTAAGTAACCTCAATAAGTTGAAATTAGAAGGCAAAGGAAGAGGTGCAGGTTATGTTATGCAGAACTCGAGTAGAGAATGAGTGAAGGCAACAAAAGTCTAATTTTGATGCTATTGGTATGGATTTAGAAAATGTGAAAGCTGCTAATGCTATTATTGGTAACGTGATTTCAGAGGGAGGCGGTAAAGTTATGGGAATACGTGCCAAAGACTCTGAATTGAAAGGAGATTTAAGAACAGGAGATGTAAGGGCAAAAAAGTAGTTAGTCTACCTGAATCTTTTCTTAAAGTAGTGACCCTTGAAGGTTCTACAGTAGGAGGAAATATTACTGTAGGAAATATAATTTTTCAATTCAATCCAAAAACAAACACTGAATCCAAAACATCAGGAGAACCGGAAAAATTTCTAATAGGTGGTGGTTTTGTTATTGCTAAAGCTGTTTTATCTAAGGATGGAACACTCATTATTAACGCCAGCGCAACAAGCGAAAGAATTTTTCATGGGGTACATGCTGACATCCAAGTATCTTTATTTAACCAGAAAGGTGAACGTATTTATATCTCTGAAACATATCGAATCCCAACTGCAGGTGCTAAATGGGATATTACTTGCCCACCCAATAGTTCACTCCAAAAAGAAGTTAAAATTTCAAAAGACATGTTTAATAATACCCATCGTATTAAAATAGATGTTTTCCGGTGGGAACATCCAGGGATAAGACGATATTCAAATCTCGTCAAGGTTCTGGGGGAATTTAGAACATGGATAAACAATGCAATATCTATTACCCCAGTAAGAGCTGAATTAACTACCCATCAAGCGGCAGAACTTTTAAATGTTTCCCGCCCCTATTTGATTAAACTTTTAGAACAAGGTCATATCCCTTATCGTAAAGTAGGAAGTCATCGTCGCATTCCGACTCAACCCCTATTGGAATATAAAGCAAAAGAAGAGGAAAAAGCTAACTGCGCTCTAGATGAAATCGTCTCCCTAACTGAAAAATTGGGCTTATACGATTAGAATGGGTCAAATTGTGGCTCTATTAGATGCCTGTGTCTTGTATTCGGCTCCTTTGAGAGATTTATTTGTCCAATTGGCTGTCGATGGTGTTTATCAAGCTAAGTGGACAAATCAGATTCACGATGAATGGATAGATAGCATCTTAAAAGTACGTTCCGATATTAACCGTGAAAGTTTAGAATATGTGCGAGATTTGATGAATCGCCATGTAGCTGACAGTATGGTAGAGGATTATCAGTCACTTATCCAAAATTTAATTTTACCAGACCCAAAAGACAGACATATTTTAGCTGCAGCGATTCAGGTTAATGCTCGAATTATTACTTTTAATCTAGTTGATTTTCCGACGAAGATTTTGGATTGTAGCAACTCCCTCTTTCATCAGTAGCCTATCCTTAACATAATCTCTTGCAGCGTTATCTTTATAGTTAAGGTATTATTGTATTTAGTCAAGTACCTAAAATAAGGAAAGTGCTCGGATGAAGGGTCAACTGCTGAAGCAACGTTATCGGATTATCAATGAGTTAGTAGGAACAGGAGGCATGGGGCAAACTTATGTAGCCGAAGATACTCAGCAACCGGATAATCCTACCTGCGTAGTTAAGCATCTCAAACCCGCCAATGAAGACCCAAACTTTCTAATTACAGTGAAGCGGTTATTCAAAAGTGAAGCAGAAATCCTGGAACAGTTAGGCAAACATGACCAAATTCCTCAACTGCGGGATTACTTTGAAGAAGACCAAGAATTTTATCTAGTACAAGAATTTATTGATGGTCAACCATTAAGTGCGGAATTACCCCTAGGAAAGAGGTGGTTAGAGTCTGAGGTAGTGTCTTTGTTAAAAAATATGTTAGAGATATTAGAATTTATCCATAGTCAAGGAGTGATTCATAGAGATATCAAACCAGATAACATCATCAGAAGAGAAAAAGATGGAAAGTTAGTACTGATAGACTTTGGCGTTGTAAAGCAAATGAGAATGCAGCAAGCCACAGGAGTAGGACAAATAAGCATGACAGTGGGGATAGGCACACCAGGATATATGCCTATAGAGCAGTCCAAGGGAAAACCCCGTCCTAGTAGTGACATTTATTCATTGGGAATGGTGGCAATTCAAGCATTAACTGGACTATTACCATCTCAGTTGAGAGAAGATGAAGATGGAGAATTGATTTGGCGAGACCAAGCCGAGGTAAAAGAAGAATTAGCTTCTGTGGTGACTAAAATGACAAGGTATCATTTCAAGGATCGCTATCAGTCAGCCTCTGAGGTTATCAGTGATTTAAAGAAGCTAAAAGAATCAGCAAATGCTAAAGAGAGTGGTTATCTACCAACGAGGGTAATTGAGGAAGGGGGCTATAAACCAACACAAGTGGTAGAGACAGAATCAGATAAGCCAATATCGCGTAATAAATTTCTGAAATGGGGTGTTTTAGGAGGAGGTGGGGCAATAGGTGCAGTAGTGTTAAATAAATTATTATTAACTAGTTCATCCACATCCACACCCATACCCACACCAAACCCAACATCAAACACATTCAGTTTT
The sequence above is a segment of the Gloeocapsa sp. DLM2.Bin57 genome. Coding sequences within it:
- a CDS encoding ParA family protein, with product MYNSYIFWNNKGGTGKTSLAFQSICRYANKNPNKKILAIDVCPQANLSELFLGGLTNEGSSKLLQCYGTIMRRSIGGYFQLRLPSPFSIPEFSGHDFLINPYKYNPQIPKNIDLLAGDPLLELQANAINTLSNTQIPGTNAWISIIDWLKDFLETVKNEYDAIFIDANPSFSIYTQIALSISKLLILPVMADDSSRRAIQNAFSLIYGLKLPSDIYSEYAFANKLTKAERSLPSVHIIAKNRITQYMGEASAYDDVLKQIDEEVINLMSLHPKIFTFKNITDGTVAIRDFQTTGVVAFARGCPFYNQPIGKLQVCNRRVQVKEDYKKNCVEAIDYLVNKL
- a CDS encoding protein kinase produces the protein MKGQLLKQRYRIINELVGTGGMGQTYVAEDTQQPDNPTCVVKHLKPANEDPNFLITVKRLFKSEAEILEQLGKHDQIPQLRDYFEEDQEFYLVQEFIDGQPLSAELPLGKRWLESEVVSLLKNMLEILEFIHSQGVIHRDIKPDNIIRREKDGKLVLIDFGVVKQMRMQQATGVGQISMTVGIGTPGYMPIEQSKGKPRPSSDIYSLGMVAIQALTGLLPSQLREDEDGELIWRDQAEVKEELASVVTKMTRYHFKDRYQSASEVISDLKKLKESANAKESGYLPTRVIEEGGYKPTQVVETESDKPISRNKFLKWGVLGGGGAIGAVVLNKLLLTSSSTSTPIPTPNPTSNTFSFDVITVDSYGNQINQENKSAKYQTLDLGNGVELELVSIPGGEFLMGSPNSELGRYKHQEQQHRVTVPGFWLGKYPVTQAQWGAIMGNNPYTYPNNPYSFLGEKRPVQSVSWNDCVEFCQKLSQKLGKDISLPSEAQWEYACKAGTTTPFHFGETITTDLANYNSEYFRFANEPVVQSRRETTEVGIFPPNAFGLYDMHGNIQEWCLDQYHESYDGAPTDGSAWIDDANNHLLRRVLRGGSWNNLPRDCRSARRDSDLHGISFFGFRLVLRVGDS
- a CDS encoding helix-turn-helix domain-containing protein codes for the protein MFNNTHRIKIDVFRWEHPGIRRYSNLVKVLGEFRTWINNAISITPVRAELTTHQAAELLNVSRPYLIKLLEQGHIPYRKVGSHRRIPTQPLLEYKAKEEEKANCALDEIVSLTEKLGLYD
- a CDS encoding PIN domain-containing protein, which gives rise to MGQIVALLDACVLYSAPLRDLFVQLAVDGVYQAKWTNQIHDEWIDSILKVRSDINRESLEYVRDLMNRHVADSMVEDYQSLIQNLILPDPKDRHILAAAIQVNARIITFNLVDFPTKILDCSNSLFHQ
- a CDS encoding ParA family protein, with the protein product MKVTFANCRNGKSTTVLNLGASLALLKSKVILLDLDGQRTLSFGLGLDGQTPTALDLLVHTNVDPKDTTIANLHLIPGDLGLFQLTTEEDLFTPALASLKGLDFDICLMDCSPGLGVVSVQAILSSDLILIPVICEPAVLKGLSEAVQLIREERPNVAIEVLRCRHRPRLLITKEAETLLVEAQTELNYQLLETTIPENIAVAEAIAHFVPVTVYAPRSMGAIAYKQLAKEFKKNWL